In one Leishmania panamensis strain MHOM/PA/94/PSC-1 chromosome 14 sequence genomic region, the following are encoded:
- a CDS encoding hypothetical protein (TriTrypDB/GeneDB-style sysID: LpmP.14.0550): MRSAGSAASTGASLTVDELQEKLTALHDYLSTPYRARAEAILQQRRQREARASLNRSDHVLPGPEKANQGRFALKYASATCDSPAPSPNPSPDGKNVNSTGKKHDERCVPVSAAASTIPTELKNRCGSEHEVAEGDGDCGLSELSPTARPPAESLPMDPHTRRYVQQLEWQVKMLADALQQERKRLEEVDACVVQPLLRLGEAALQREVQLECALELCRARECDKKDPWRDEAGGKRNAKLLGNSLVDMLTEARTDAARS; this comes from the coding sequence ATGAGGTCAGCgggcagcgcagccagcACCGGCGCCTCTCTCACAGTGGATGAGCTTCAAGAGAAGCTTACAGCATTGCACGACTACCTCAGTACCCCGTACCGCGCGCGTGCGGAGGCCATCTTGCAGCAACGTCGTCAGCGCGAAGCAAGAGCCTCACTGAACCGGTCAGATCATGTCCTTCCAGGGCCCGAGAAGGCAAACCAGGGCCGATTCGCATTGAAGTACGCCTCAGCGACCTGTGACTCGCCAGCACCGAGCCCCAATCCTTCTCCGGACGGGAAAAATGTAAACTCGACTGGAAAGAAGCATGACGAACGGTGCGTGCCtgtctctgctgccgcctctacAATCCCCACAGAGTTGAAGAACAGGTGCGGCTCAGAGCACGAGGTAGCGGAAGGTGACGGTGACTGCGGCCTGTCTGAGCTGTCGCCCACCGCGCGCCCGCCAGCGGAATCCCTACCTATGGACCCCCACACAAGGCGgtatgtgcagcagctcgaaTGGCAAGTGAAGATGCTGGCCGATGCGCTTCAGCAGGAACGCAAGCGACTCGAAGAGGTAGACGCATGCGTGGTACAGCCACTCCTGCGACTCGGAGaagcggcactgcagcgagAGGTGCAACTAGAATGCGCACTGGAGTTGTGTCGTGCTCGCGAGTGCGATAAGAAAGATCCATGGCGCGACGAAGCGGGCGGCAAGAGAAACGCCAAACTCCTTGGCAACAGTCTTGTGGACATGCTGACGGAAGCCAGGACGGATGCGGCTCGCTCTTGA